A stretch of DNA from Triticum dicoccoides isolate Atlit2015 ecotype Zavitan chromosome 2A, WEW_v2.0, whole genome shotgun sequence:
GTAAACTTGCAGGAATGGCATGGCAGTAAAAAATTGTTGTTCTCTCTCGGTGGCATAGTTAATGAACTTAGGCAATAAGCCAGAGGGATTTCTCAAGTCACTGGGAACTTGATTACTCAGTAGCTCCGCAGGAAGTGAGTGAGTAGGTCCCTAGCGTGTATTTTGCATCTACTCTACCGTGTCTCATGAACCCACTGGTAAAGGTGAAATACATAGACCTCACTACGATCAGACTGAGAATGTTCAAAACCACCCAGGAAAGATGAGCTTAGAGCAAATGCTTCGGCACTGTATTTTCAAGTCGAACCATACGAGGTCTCATTCCATTATATACAGTTCCGATCTCCTTGCCTGCATATGCACTTTTATTATCAGGCAGACAAGACATGGTGCGCCGTATGGCCCTCTGATTCCCAGAAAACGCACCGAGATCAGATGCAGCCCACTTGCCACAACCAAATGAATTTCCAACTCTGCACCTTGAGCCATTCCCTGAAAGCATTTGTCTCTAGTATTGGCTGGCAAGGACAAAAAGGTCAGTCTGCCCTACCAAATAAAACAATTCACGCCATTTTGTTGCAGCCTTAAACCTTATGATGAGCCTATAAATACTTCAGCATAACCCCGGCTTATGATTCTACCTGGGCCAAATCACACAGCAGCAATACAGAAAGACCTACGACCCACGTTCTTTGCGGTTACTTGCAGGATTCTGAAGAAAGATTACCAAGAGTGAACATGTACTCAAGAAGGACGCTGCTTCACACTCCTTCGTTCTCTGGGGGGCAGCCCTCCGGACCAAGCCAGCCGGTGACCGACGGCGGCGCCCCGGGGAGCAACTTCGACGCGAACGTGGTGATGATCCTCGCCGTCCTCCTCTGCGCGCTCATCTGCGCGCTGGGGCTCAACTCGATCGTGCGGTGCGCGCTGCGGTGTTccagccgggcggcggcggcggacgcggagcCCAGCCGGGTCGCGCGGCTGGCCAAGGGCGGGCTGAGGAGGAAGGCCGTGCGCGCCATGCCGATCATGGTCTACTCGGCCGGGCTGAAGCTCAACACCGCCTGCCCGATGTGCACCATCTGCCTCTCGGACTTCGAGGCCGGGGAGCACGTCAAGGTCCTGCCCAAGTGCAACCATGGCTTCCACGTCAGATGCATTGACCGGTGGCTCCTCGCGCGCTCCACCTGCCCGACGTGCCGCCAGTCCTTGTTCGCCGAGCCGCACAAGGCGTGTGGGTGCTCCGAGGCCAGCCAGCCCGACGTAGCGCGTGTCCACTCCGTGCTCGTGCCGCTCAGGCCTGAGGGTTTGATCACCACGTATGACTTTTAGAGCCATCATGAGTTGCTTCCAGTTGTTGCATGAAAGATGACGGAGTGGGGTGTAAAACAGCAGAAGGTTGTGTTCACTCGTTGTTGCTGCCAAAAACTGGCTTCTAGTTTCTTCTAGTCCTGTTGCTCCGGTACATTGTGTAGTCCCTAGCTAGTAGTGGAAGGAACTGAACATTTCCTCCGTGTTTCAGCAGCTCATGTGTTGATGTCAATTATTGCGATGAGTTTCTGCGAATCACATTTGAATGCCACTTTgttgaaaaggaaaaaaaaaggagaaTAAGATTGCAGGTCTAATCATATGGCAGTGCCGCACCACCGGTCCAGCATTATGACTGTGATTGGATTTGGAGGTCAACCTCTCGAGCGGTTGCTAAGGTTCAAGCTTCAGTGGAGGCAGCATATTCTCGAGCCATCACCAAGAGATCAGGGTCCTGTAGTCTACTACTTCGTGGCTAAGCCTTAGTGATCAGTTTATGCCCACGTAATTGACGGCTGGGTCCACACCCGGCTACATGTGTCATCTGCTGCTCGTCTACATGGGTTCACGAGGTGATGGGCCAATGTCATGTGTCGCATTGCTACTGCTTAACTATTCTTTCTTCTACTCTAACTTACTAGCTGTGGTTTAGAGGAACATTGGGTTGTGCTCACTGAAAACGAAAACCGCCTGGATGCCCACTCGATGGAAAAGCTGAGATCTTTCTGCAGCTTGTGCGGCTCCGTTGGACCGGGCACTTCAATGTCACAATGATTATGAGAATGTTGCAACAGTGCTATGAAGAATGTAGTGATTGTTTCCTGCACCATTCTTCTTTTCCGAGGAAAGTTGTACTATTCTTCTGAAGGCCCCACTCACAGGATTCGTAGTGCTGCGTGGAGTTCATGTTATTGATGACAATAATGGGTAAAGGGTCTCCTTGAATTATTGGTGTGTGATAATGGCTAATAGTTTTCTTCGCATTAACCGTGCCTCTACAGGCTTTCTGTCCTTATGGTTAAAAGCTTTATTGTTTTTTTCCTTGGTTATATCAATACGAAAGAAAACTTCATTCCAGTTTTAACAAAAGAAGCATTATTTCTTATGACAAAAACGGTGATTTTTTGCTGGGCGAAACCTTTTTTTCTCGGTGTGCATCGGAATGTGCTTCATTTTAGAAAAAAGGCACCGAGAAGGCGCAAGTCAACGACCTTAAGATGCTAGTGCGGAACGTGTGGGGGCTAAACTATCGACCCCGTCGCACGGGTGTTCGGAGTTGCGGCTACGACGGGCACGACTACCATGTGTCTCCAAGAGACTAAGTTATCTGATTTATCATCGGATTTGGTTATGGAAGCTTACGTGTGGATTTGATGGTTATTTCTGCTTGCCAATTGTTGAGATGAGGGGTAGTATCTGataggaccgagagtatatcgatCACAGGGGGTGAATGGAAAATTCAAAATTTCGTTCTAGACTTTGAAACGAAACCAATCACAGCAGCGGAATAAACAGAGTAGAACCGACATCGAAGATAAATAAACAAAATCGGGGCCGCTCCCTCCCCCGCTAAGGTTCCCACCCCCGCCACCACCGAAGATAAATAAAcaaaacgtgcaacgaagaatcacttcaaagttcctatatagcggagaacataagacataattgtttgtagggtacggaaccacctcaaagctattctttccgatcaatctatcctaaagttcgtactaaaataacacgaaactattctttctgatcgatctaaccaagagttcgtactaaaataacaccaaagcaaattcagattcataatattcaacccaacacaaataacttcaaagagtgccccaagatttctaccggagaaacaaagacaagaactattggggaaggtagtaatttcaaaaaaaaatcatacgcacacacaagatcatggtgatgcatagcaacgagaggggagagtgcgtccacgtaccctcgtagaccgaatgcggaagtgttaacacaacgcggttgatgtagtcgtacgtcttcatgataacccacaagtataggggatcgcaacagttttcgaggatagagtattcaacccaaatttattgattcgacataaggggagccaaagaatattctcaagtttagcagctgagttgtcaattcaatcacacctagaaacttaatatttgcagcaaagttttTGGTAGCAAAGTAATATTATAATAGtgctaacggtaacaaaaggtaacggtagtaaaagcaatgtttttggtattttgtagtgatgatagcaatagcaacgggaaagtaaataagcgaagaacaatatatggaaagctcgtaggcaatggatcggtgatggagaattatgccggatgcggttcatcatgtaacagtcataacctagggtgacacagaactatctccagttcgtcaatgtaatgtaggcatgtattccgaatatagtcatacatgcttgtggaaaagaatttgcatgacatcttttgtcctaccctcccgtggcagcggggtccttacggaaactaagggatattaaggcctccttttaatagagaaccggaacaaagcattaatacatagtgaatacatgaactcctcaaactatggtcatcaccagtaagtatcccgattattgtcccttcggggttaacggatcataacacataataggtgactatatacttgcaagataggatcaagaacactcatatattgatgaaaacataataggttcagatatgaaatcatggcactcgggtcctagtgacaagcattaagcatagcaaagtcatagcaacatcaatctcagaacatagtggatactagggatcaaaccctaacaaaactaactcgattacatgatagatctcatccaacccatcaccgtccagcaagcctacgatggaattactcacgcacagcgatgagcatcatgaaattagtgatggaggatggtttatgatgacgatggcgacggattccccactccggagccccgaacgggctccagatcagccctcccgagaggttttagagcttggcggcggctccatatcgtaaaacgcgatgatttcttctctctgatttttctctccccgaaacacaatatatggagttggagttggagtcggagaggcaacaaggggcccacgaggtaggggggcgcgccccccaccctcgtggacaggtggtgggtctcctggccttcatcttttgcaggtatttttcatattttctgaaaagtcgctccgtgaagtttcaggtcattccaagaacgtttgtttctgcacataaataacaccatggtaattctgctgaaaataacgtcagtccgggttagttccattcaaatcatgcaagttagagtccaaaacaagggcaaaagtgttcggaaaagtagatacgacggagacatatcaactcccccaagcttaaacctttgcttgtcttcaagcaattcagttgacaaactgaaagtgataaagaaaaacttttacaaactctgtttgctcttgttgttgtaaatatgtaaaggcagcattcaagttttcagcaaagattataactaaccacatttgtaataacgcataggtctcaagtttactcatatcaatagcataatcaactagcgagccataataataaatctcggatgacaacactttctcaaaacaatcataatatgatataacaaggtggtatctcgctatcccttcctgagaccgcaaaacataaatgcagagcacctttaaagaccaaggactgactagacattgtaattcatgataaaagagatccagtcaagtcatactcaatctaaattaacaataatgaatgcaaatgacaacggtgctctccaattggtgctttttaataagaggatgatgactcaacataaaagtaaatagataggctcttcgcagagggaagcagggatttgtagaggtgccagagcttggttttgaaacagaggtgaataatattttgagcggtatactttcattgtcaacata
This window harbors:
- the LOC119357912 gene encoding RING-H2 finger protein ATL72-like; protein product: MVRPYKYFSITPAYDSTWAKSHSSNTERPTTHVLCGYLQDSEERLPRVNMYSRRTLLHTPSFSGGQPSGPSQPVTDGGAPGSNFDANVVMILAVLLCALICALGLNSIVRCALRCSSRAAAADAEPSRVARLAKGGLRRKAVRAMPIMVYSAGLKLNTACPMCTICLSDFEAGEHVKVLPKCNHGFHVRCIDRWLLARSTCPTCRQSLFAEPHKACGCSEASQPDVARVHSVLVPLRPEGLITTYDF